A single region of the Mugil cephalus isolate CIBA_MC_2020 chromosome 4, CIBA_Mcephalus_1.1, whole genome shotgun sequence genome encodes:
- the oxtrb gene encoding oxytocin receptor b, which produces MEDLLREHDSWSQNVSWSNSSRGNESHLGNATVNPLKRNEEVAKVEVTVLVLVLLLALTGNLYVLWAIHTTKHSQSRMYYFMKHLSIADLVVAIFQVLPQLIWDITFRFYGPDLLCRLVKYLQVVGMFASTYMLVLMSIDRCLAICHPLRSVHKGKDRLCVIGSWTLSLIFSTPQAYIFSLKEVGNGVYDCWGDFVQPWGAKAYITWMSFSIYIFPVAILIVCYGLICFKIWQNFNLKTKRESFLTLTPRPSKGAHPISRVSSVRLISKAKIRTVKMTFVVVLAYVVCWTPFFFVQMWSAWDPAAPREDMAFIIAMLLASLNSCCNPWIYMFFAGHLFHDLMQCFLCCCRQHLTDSSYSCDQHCRHKSSTYVIKNTSSQRSLTHTSSTGGTLQ; this is translated from the exons ATGGAAGACCTTTTGCGGGAGCACGACAGCTGGTCTCAGAATGTTTCTTGGAGCAACTCAAGTCGCGGAAACGAAAGCCACTTAGGAAACGCCACGGTGAACCCTTTGAAACGAAACGAAGAAGTGGCCAAAGTGGAAGTTACcgtcctggtcctggtgctgctgctcgCTCTGACCGGAAACCTGTATGTTCTGTGGGCTATCCACACCACCAAGCACAGCCAGTCCCGAATGTATTACTTCATGAAGCACCTGAGCATCGCAGATCTCGTCGTTGCAATCTTTCAAGTTTTACCGCAACTCATATGGGATATCACATTTCGCTTCTATGGACCGGATTTATTGTGCAGGTTGGTCAAATACCTCCAGGTCGTGGGCATGTTTGCGTCTACATATATGCTCGTCCTGATGTCCATTGACAGGTGCTTAGCAATTTGCCACCCACTTCGCTCCGTTCACAAGGGAAAAGACCGCCTCTGTGTGATCGGCTCTTGGACGCTCAGCCTGATCTTCAGCACCCCTCAAGCGTACATATTTTCTCTTAAGGAGGTCGGGAACGGCGTGTACGACTGCTGGGGGGACTTCGTGCAGCCATGGGGGGCCAAAGCATACATCACTTGGATGAGTTTCAGCATTTACATTTTCCCAGTGGCAATTTTAATCGTCTGCTATGGTTTGATATGCTTTAAAATATGGCagaatttcaatttaaaaaccaaaaggGAGTCCTTCCTGACCCTCACTCCAAGGCCCTCCAAAGGCGCCCATCCCATTTCCCGTGTGAGCAGCGTGAGGCTCATTTCAAAAGCCAAGATCCGCACAGTGAAAATGACATTTGTGGTGGTCCTGGCTTACGTTGTGTGCTGGACACCCTTTTTCTTCGTCCAGATGTGGTCTGCATGGGATCCTGCTGCACCAAGAGAAG ACATGGCGTTCATCATTGCCATGCTGCTGGCCAGTCTCAACAGCTGCTGTAACCCCTGGATCTACATGTTCTTTGCTGGTCATCTGTTTCATGACCTGATGCAGTGCTTCCTGTGCTGCTGTAGACAGCACCTGACGGACTCCTCGTACAGCTGTGATCAGCACTGCAGGCACAAGAGCAGCACTTATGTCATCAAGAACACCAGCAGTCAGAGGAGCCTCACTCACACGTCCAGTACAGGGGGAACATTACAGTGA